Proteins encoded within one genomic window of Aurantiacibacter spongiae:
- a CDS encoding cytochrome b/b6 domain-containing protein — protein sequence MSRPGQRHALSTRLWHWTNALALIVLFMSGLNISNAHPFLYWGEWGFMPQQAWLAVIDFPGWATIPGYYSLAAARDWHVVFSIVLAFSLLAFLIAAAINGHMTRDLFARAREWRPASIAADIRHHLRLDFDHGRGKYNVLQKISYAAVIFGMIPLMIATGMAMSPGMEAAWPFLTDIFGGRQSARSIHFMTAWALFGFFVAHIALVLLSGPIWQLKAMIGGGSEDRDNPEQSDAAA from the coding sequence ATGAGCCGTCCGGGACAGCGCCACGCGCTCTCTACCCGCCTGTGGCACTGGACGAACGCCCTGGCGCTGATCGTGCTGTTCATGAGCGGGCTGAACATCTCCAACGCGCATCCCTTTCTCTACTGGGGGGAATGGGGCTTCATGCCGCAACAGGCCTGGCTGGCCGTCATCGACTTTCCCGGCTGGGCAACGATTCCCGGCTATTACAGCCTTGCCGCCGCGCGCGACTGGCACGTGGTTTTCAGTATCGTCCTCGCCTTCTCGTTACTGGCCTTCCTGATCGCGGCAGCTATCAACGGTCACATGACCCGCGACCTGTTCGCGCGTGCACGCGAATGGCGCCCTGCCAGCATCGCCGCCGACATCCGGCACCACCTGCGCCTCGATTTCGATCACGGCCGGGGCAAGTACAACGTGTTGCAGAAGATCAGCTACGCCGCCGTGATCTTCGGGATGATCCCGCTGATGATCGCGACCGGCATGGCGATGAGCCCAGGAATGGAGGCGGCCTGGCCCTTCCTCACAGACATCTTCGGCGGACGGCAAAGCGCGCGTTCGATCCACTTCATGACGGCGTGGGCGCTGTTCGGCTTTTTCGTCGCGCATATCGCCCTCGTCCTCTTGTCGGGACCGATCTGGCAGCTGAAGGCTATGATCGGCGGCGGCAGCGAAGACCGCGACAACCCGGAGCAGAGCGATGCGGCGGCGTAA
- a CDS encoding NAD(+) synthase translates to MSYREHPFFDMHTHGFVRVATATPRVRTADVAFNSRAIIEQAKAAHEQSVDLVLYPEMCLSSYALDDLVMQSALLDAVEREVETIRAATADLVPVLVIGAPLRRNGRIYNCALVIADGEVLGAVPKSYLPNYREFYEKRWFARGNNCRDLWLKVNGAEIPFGTDLLFSASNLPGFVFGIEICEDFWSPIQPGTMAALAGATILLNLSASNITIGKSDERHLLSRASSSRSVCAYAYSASGHGESTTDLAWDGQGMIYELGDLMAESVRFDLEPELCVTDIDTRRILNDRMRMQTFNDAVEDAGRPEDRFRTIGFDHRYEAGDIGLRRKIRRFPFVPNRQDKLDQDAYEAFNIQVDALMRRMQATGSKSLVIGISGGLDSTHALIVAAKACERLGLPPTTIRGYTMPGFGTSEGTKGNAWALMEAFGVTAEEIDIRPAAETMLKDMGHPFADGDPVYDTTFENVQAGLRTDYLFRLAGHHHGFVIGTGDLSELALGWCTYGVGDQMSHYAVNAGVPKTLIQYLIRWATRTDQFDGRVDGALERVLATEISPELVPAGEDGEIQSTESLIGPYELNDFFLHHIVRFGQPPSHVAFLAWHAWRDANEGSWPHEFPDRAKNAYDLPTIAGWLEKFCQRFFGFSQFKRSALPNGPKVSAGGALSPRGDWRAPSDAVADVWLADLRDNVPDRS, encoded by the coding sequence ATGAGCTATCGGGAGCATCCGTTCTTCGACATGCACACGCACGGTTTCGTGCGCGTCGCCACCGCCACGCCGCGCGTTCGCACCGCCGACGTGGCGTTCAATTCCCGCGCGATCATCGAACAGGCGAAGGCCGCGCACGAGCAATCGGTCGATCTCGTCCTCTACCCCGAGATGTGTCTGTCATCCTACGCGCTGGACGACCTGGTCATGCAGTCCGCCCTGCTCGACGCCGTGGAACGCGAAGTCGAGACAATCCGCGCCGCGACTGCCGACCTTGTCCCCGTCCTCGTCATCGGCGCACCGTTGCGCCGGAACGGACGCATCTACAACTGCGCCCTGGTTATCGCCGACGGCGAAGTGCTGGGAGCCGTTCCGAAGAGCTATCTGCCCAATTACCGCGAGTTCTACGAGAAACGCTGGTTCGCGCGCGGCAACAACTGCCGCGACCTTTGGCTGAAGGTGAACGGCGCGGAAATCCCCTTCGGCACGGACCTGCTGTTCTCTGCCAGCAATCTGCCCGGTTTCGTCTTCGGAATCGAGATTTGCGAGGATTTCTGGAGCCCCATCCAGCCCGGCACGATGGCCGCGCTCGCGGGGGCGACGATCCTCCTGAACCTGTCGGCCAGCAACATCACGATCGGCAAGTCGGACGAACGCCATCTGCTGAGCCGCGCCAGTTCGTCGCGTTCCGTCTGTGCCTATGCCTATTCGGCAAGCGGACACGGAGAAAGCACGACGGACCTCGCCTGGGATGGTCAGGGCATGATCTACGAACTGGGCGATCTCATGGCGGAAAGCGTGCGCTTCGATCTCGAGCCGGAACTGTGCGTTACCGATATCGATACGCGCCGCATCCTGAACGACCGGATGCGGATGCAGACTTTCAACGACGCGGTGGAGGATGCCGGGCGGCCCGAAGACAGGTTCCGCACGATCGGTTTCGATCACCGATACGAGGCCGGCGATATCGGCCTGCGCCGCAAGATCCGGCGCTTTCCATTCGTGCCCAACCGGCAGGACAAGCTGGACCAGGATGCCTACGAGGCGTTCAACATCCAGGTCGATGCCCTGATGCGGCGGATGCAGGCGACCGGCAGCAAGTCGCTCGTCATCGGCATATCGGGGGGACTGGATTCGACCCATGCCCTGATCGTGGCGGCCAAGGCGTGCGAACGGCTCGGCCTGCCCCCGACCACCATTCGCGGCTATACCATGCCCGGCTTCGGTACGTCCGAAGGGACGAAGGGGAATGCCTGGGCGCTGATGGAGGCGTTCGGTGTTACGGCGGAGGAAATCGACATCCGCCCCGCCGCCGAAACCATGCTGAAGGACATGGGCCATCCGTTCGCGGACGGCGACCCGGTCTACGATACGACGTTCGAAAACGTGCAGGCAGGTCTGCGAACCGATTACCTGTTTCGTCTTGCGGGGCACCACCACGGCTTCGTGATCGGAACCGGCGATCTCAGCGAGCTGGCGCTCGGCTGGTGCACCTACGGCGTCGGTGATCAGATGAGCCATTACGCCGTCAATGCGGGCGTTCCCAAGACGCTTATTCAATACCTCATCCGCTGGGCCACGCGCACCGACCAGTTCGACGGCAGGGTGGACGGTGCGCTCGAAAGGGTGCTGGCGACGGAAATCAGCCCCGAACTCGTGCCGGCCGGCGAAGACGGCGAAATCCAGAGCACCGAATCCCTGATCGGCCCCTACGAGCTCAACGATTTCTTCCTTCACCACATCGTCCGCTTCGGCCAGCCGCCGAGCCACGTCGCCTTCCTCGCCTGGCACGCATGGCGCGATGCGAACGAAGGTAGCTGGCCTCACGAATTCCCGGACCGGGCGAAGAACGCCTACGATCTCCCGACGATCGCCGGTTGGCTGGAGAAGTTCTGCCAGCGGTTCTTCGGTTTCAGCCAGTTCAAGCGCAGCGCGCTGCCCAATGGCCCGAAGGTCAGCGCGGGCGGCGCGCTCTCTCCACGCGGAGACTGGCGCGCGCCGAGCGACGCGGTGGCCGATGTCTGGCTGGCCGACCTGCGCGACAACGTTCCCGATCGAAGCTAG
- a CDS encoding SAM-dependent methyltransferase, whose protein sequence is MWLLDKFLKRIIHHGQLLVTDYDGTDYAYGPGDEGMEHGPMHVRFTHPRAASHIARYPQVGAGEAYMWGWLVVEEPYDIRDMVLFVTMNAKRLGDETLKPQGPLRKGLQKAIAKVDSVNLRGKARKNAEHTYNLTRRLYELFLDEDRQYTMAYYRDVDNSLEKAQLDKKAHLAAKMYMQQARELDRPLRVLDIGCGWGGFALYLNRHYGCEVLGVALAEDQIAFCRERAREAGVEDKVRFELMDYRDIEGQFDRISSVGLLEHVGTPHYPQFYAKTHDLLAPGGVMLSHCCGRAGPPGFTDAWTRKYIFPGGYIPALSELVTESEKNGWQVMDVEAMRFHYSHTLQEWYARTKMHRDELVELYDEEFYRMWLFYFAGAEQSFRHGTMVNWQIIYVKNRAAIPMTGEFIYEESERLRGLDEAPRWHLDPAVEDAAE, encoded by the coding sequence ATGTGGCTGCTCGACAAGTTCCTCAAGCGTATCATTCATCACGGCCAGCTGCTCGTCACCGATTACGACGGGACCGATTACGCCTACGGCCCGGGCGACGAGGGCATGGAGCACGGCCCCATGCACGTGCGCTTCACCCACCCCAGGGCCGCCAGCCACATCGCCCGCTATCCGCAAGTCGGCGCCGGCGAAGCCTACATGTGGGGCTGGCTGGTGGTCGAGGAGCCCTACGATATTCGCGACATGGTGCTGTTCGTTACCATGAACGCCAAGCGGCTGGGCGACGAGACGCTGAAGCCGCAAGGTCCGCTGCGCAAGGGTTTGCAGAAGGCCATCGCCAAGGTGGACTCGGTCAACCTGCGCGGAAAAGCGCGCAAGAACGCGGAACACACCTACAACCTGACCCGGCGCCTGTACGAACTGTTCCTCGACGAGGACCGGCAGTACACGATGGCCTATTACCGGGACGTCGATAACAGTCTCGAAAAGGCGCAGCTCGACAAGAAGGCGCATCTCGCCGCCAAGATGTACATGCAGCAGGCGCGCGAACTTGACCGTCCGCTGCGTGTCCTCGACATCGGCTGTGGCTGGGGCGGCTTCGCCCTCTACCTCAATCGCCATTACGGCTGCGAAGTCCTCGGCGTGGCGCTGGCAGAGGACCAGATCGCGTTCTGCCGCGAACGGGCGAGGGAAGCCGGTGTGGAGGACAAGGTCCGGTTCGAGCTGATGGACTACCGCGACATCGAAGGGCAGTTCGACCGGATCAGTTCGGTGGGCCTGCTGGAACATGTCGGAACGCCGCACTATCCGCAGTTCTACGCCAAGACGCACGATCTGCTGGCCCCGGGCGGCGTCATGCTCAGCCATTGCTGCGGACGGGCAGGGCCGCCCGGCTTCACCGATGCCTGGACGCGCAAGTACATCTTCCCCGGCGGATATATCCCCGCTCTTTCCGAACTCGTGACCGAAAGCGAGAAGAACGGCTGGCAGGTGATGGATGTGGAGGCGATGCGGTTCCATTACAGCCACACGCTTCAGGAATGGTACGCGCGAACCAAAATGCACCGGGACGAACTGGTCGAGCTGTATGACGAGGAATTCTACCGGATGTGGTTGTTCTACTTCGCCGGGGCGGAGCAGAGCTTCCGTCATGGCACGATGGTGAACTGGCAGATCATCTACGTGAAGAATCGCGCTGCCATCCCCATGACCGGGGAGTTCATCTACGAGGAAAGCGAACGATTGCGGGGACTGGACGAAGCGCCACGATGGCACCTCGATCCGGCAGTGGAGGATGCGGCGGAATAG
- a CDS encoding molybdopterin-dependent oxidoreductase, with protein sequence MRRRNFLLTASAAMLAGCKKIGDTGAFQGLVDGAESWHRGLHRALGFGRIEMAPEYDVTDISPYFRGNGSTSVDGPAYAAAQASGFADWQLAVGGLVANPLVLSMDDIRGLPQRTQITRHDCVEGWSAIGQWTGPQLSRILDAVRVEEGARYVVFHCADTLGGARYYESCDMADAYHPQTIVAHRLNGRPLPVRNGAPLRLRLERQLGYKHAKYLTGIEAVASLEDIEGGHGGYWEDRSGYQWYAGI encoded by the coding sequence ATGCGGCGGCGTAACTTCCTTCTCACGGCGAGCGCGGCGATGCTGGCCGGTTGCAAGAAGATCGGCGATACCGGTGCGTTTCAGGGCCTGGTCGATGGCGCGGAAAGCTGGCATCGCGGGCTGCACCGCGCGCTGGGTTTCGGCCGGATCGAGATGGCGCCCGAATACGACGTTACCGACATCTCCCCCTACTTTCGCGGCAATGGCTCGACCAGCGTTGACGGACCGGCCTATGCCGCCGCGCAGGCGAGCGGCTTCGCCGACTGGCAGCTCGCGGTCGGCGGTCTCGTCGCCAATCCGCTGGTTCTGTCGATGGACGATATCCGGGGTCTTCCCCAGCGCACCCAGATAACGCGGCACGATTGCGTGGAAGGCTGGAGTGCCATCGGCCAGTGGACCGGTCCGCAGCTTTCGCGCATCCTCGACGCTGTGCGCGTGGAGGAGGGTGCGCGATACGTCGTGTTTCACTGCGCCGACACCCTGGGCGGCGCACGCTATTACGAAAGCTGCGACATGGCAGATGCCTACCATCCGCAGACGATCGTCGCGCACCGGTTGAACGGCCGCCCCCTTCCCGTCCGCAACGGCGCTCCGCTCCGGCTCAGGCTGGAGCGACAGCTGGGGTACAAGCACGCGAAATACCTGACGGGAATCGAGGCGGTCGCCAGCCTCGAAGATATCGAGGGCGGGCATGGCGGTTACTGGGAGGATCGCTCCGGCTATCAATGGTATGCGGGTATATGA
- a CDS encoding SDR family oxidoreductase, producing the protein MTKAVLVTGGARRIGAAICRRFAEAGWRVVVHYKTSGNVARKLAEELPDAESVGCDLADLDAAAAMVRDLAERLDDWRCLVNCASVFAADTVDDLDPETNRRAMLVNAAAPAILAQVFLRSARASGGRRVVQVTDQKLGNLNPDFFSYTMSKAAAEVAARMIGMAADDGDRVHTLAPGAILASHDQSQEEAERSHRLNLLERRTWPEEVAEAAVFLAEGPLANGQNLFVDSGQHLLDQNRDVIYLARGSGA; encoded by the coding sequence ATGACGAAAGCCGTTCTCGTAACCGGCGGTGCCAGGCGCATCGGTGCCGCCATCTGCCGGCGGTTCGCCGAAGCGGGCTGGCGCGTCGTCGTGCATTACAAGACTTCGGGCAATGTCGCCCGGAAGCTGGCCGAAGAACTCCCCGATGCCGAGAGCGTGGGATGCGATCTGGCCGACCTCGATGCCGCGGCGGCGATGGTCCGCGATCTCGCCGAGCGGCTGGATGACTGGCGCTGCCTCGTGAATTGCGCCTCGGTTTTTGCCGCCGATACGGTTGACGATCTCGATCCCGAAACCAACCGCCGGGCGATGCTCGTCAACGCCGCCGCACCGGCGATACTGGCGCAGGTCTTTCTCCGCTCCGCCCGTGCCAGCGGCGGTCGCCGCGTGGTGCAGGTGACGGATCAGAAGCTCGGCAACCTCAATCCCGATTTCTTCAGCTACACCATGAGCAAGGCCGCGGCCGAGGTGGCGGCACGCATGATCGGCATGGCGGCTGACGATGGCGACCGCGTGCATACGCTGGCGCCCGGTGCCATTCTCGCCAGCCACGATCAGTCGCAGGAGGAGGCGGAGCGGTCGCACCGGCTGAACCTGCTGGAACGACGCACCTGGCCCGAGGAAGTCGCCGAGGCGGCCGTTTTCCTGGCCGAGGGGCCACTGGCGAACGGACAGAACCTGTTCGTCGATTCCGGCCAGCACCTGCTCGATCAGAACCGCGACGTCATCTATCTCGCACGGGGAAGCGGGGCATGA